The Herbaspirillum sp. RTI4 genome has a segment encoding these proteins:
- a CDS encoding DUF2282 domain-containing protein, whose product MNAYKFATAAFTLAALTSGVAMAQEKAMPAKPAMEKCYGVSMSGKNDCKAGEGTTCAGTSKMDYQTNAWKNVPAGTCTTIKTPHGMGSLKSV is encoded by the coding sequence ATGAACGCATATAAATTCGCTACCGCTGCCTTTACTCTTGCTGCGTTGACCTCCGGCGTTGCCATGGCACAAGAAAAAGCCATGCCAGCTAAACCAGCTATGGAAAAATGTTATGGCGTTTCCATGTCCGGCAAAAACGATTGCAAGGCAGGCGAAGGCACTACCTGTGCCGGCACGTCGAAAATGGATTATCAGACTAATGCCTGGAAAAACGTACCCGCCGGTACTTGCACCACGATCAAGACGCCGCACGGCATGGGTTCGCTGAAGTCGGTTTGA
- a CDS encoding DUF692 domain-containing protein — translation MSIQPGAGLGLKSPHYEEALECVADGLWFEVHAENYMMAGGPRLAWLEAIRSRHPLSLHGVSLSLAADAPPDVTHLKKLAELIQRTEPMLVSEHLAWSAWGDHYYPDLLPVPRTQAALVRIADNIARTQDALGRRIAIENPTHYLRMETHAWSETDFLSELTRRTGCGLLLDVNNVFISAHNLQFDAAAYLDCLPGEAIMEIHLAGHSRDADPQLDLLIDSHDAAVAAPVWALYRRLIERIGPRPTLIERDDHLPSFAELLQEQNQAQHILVQHAASQVAA, via the coding sequence ATGAGCATCCAGCCCGGCGCCGGTCTCGGCCTGAAATCCCCGCACTACGAAGAGGCGCTGGAGTGCGTTGCCGATGGCCTGTGGTTCGAGGTCCATGCGGAAAATTACATGATGGCAGGCGGCCCCCGGCTGGCCTGGCTGGAGGCCATCCGCAGTCGGCATCCCTTGTCGCTGCACGGCGTCTCGCTGTCTCTGGCGGCCGATGCGCCACCGGATGTTACGCATCTGAAAAAATTGGCCGAACTGATTCAACGCACTGAACCGATGCTGGTTTCCGAGCATCTCGCCTGGTCGGCATGGGGCGATCATTACTATCCCGATTTGCTGCCCGTACCGCGCACCCAAGCCGCGCTTGTCCGCATTGCCGATAACATCGCCCGCACTCAGGATGCCCTCGGCCGTCGCATTGCCATCGAAAATCCCACCCACTATCTCCGCATGGAAACCCATGCCTGGAGCGAAACCGATTTCCTGTCCGAACTGACGCGTCGCACCGGCTGCGGCCTGTTGCTCGATGTGAATAATGTGTTTATCAGCGCGCACAATTTGCAGTTCGACGCCGCCGCTTATCTGGATTGCCTGCCGGGTGAGGCCATCATGGAAATCCATCTGGCCGGGCATAGCCGCGATGCCGATCCGCAGCTCGATTTACTGATTGATTCGCACGATGCCGCCGTGGCAGCGCCTGTGTGGGCGCTTTACCGCCGCCTGATTGAACGCATAGGCCCACGGCCGACGCTGATCGAGCGCGACGATCACCTGCCGTCCTTTGCCGAGTTATTGCAGGAGCAGAATCAGGCGCAGCATATTCTTGTGCAACACGCTGCGTCGCAGGTGGCGGCATGA
- a CDS encoding putative DNA-binding domain-containing protein, whose product MSGALNDTLSHTLNDALSNFQDQFIRALYGETDVCPEVAALISQPGFKVYQNTVIKACVDALAANYPTIVQLVGIEWFHGAALIHVRAAPPTNVSMMEYGQHFPHFLAEFPPAAELPYLAEVARLDRLWIEAHSAADQMSLDATAFAGLSPEAIGRLILPPHPSARWSWCATQPAYSIWQANREQREVATDLAWVGEGALLTRRDGGVCWESVSAGACAFLDACLAGLTLEEAANRAVQADPAQDIASLLSQLITAGAFGKADSVATHHGD is encoded by the coding sequence ATGAGCGGCGCATTGAACGACACTCTGAGCCACACACTGAACGACGCACTGAGCAATTTTCAGGATCAATTCATCCGCGCCTTGTATGGCGAAACGGACGTCTGTCCCGAAGTCGCGGCGCTGATTTCTCAGCCCGGATTCAAGGTCTACCAAAATACTGTGATCAAGGCTTGCGTCGATGCGCTGGCGGCCAATTACCCGACGATAGTGCAATTGGTCGGCATAGAGTGGTTTCACGGCGCGGCGCTGATCCATGTCCGCGCTGCGCCGCCGACCAATGTCAGCATGATGGAGTACGGTCAGCATTTTCCGCATTTTCTGGCGGAGTTTCCGCCCGCCGCTGAGTTGCCCTATCTGGCCGAGGTGGCGCGTTTGGATAGGCTCTGGATAGAAGCGCACAGCGCTGCCGATCAGATGTCGCTCGACGCTACAGCGTTCGCTGGTTTGTCGCCCGAAGCGATCGGTCGCCTGATATTGCCACCGCATCCCAGCGCGCGCTGGTCGTGGTGCGCGACGCAACCGGCCTACAGCATTTGGCAAGCCAACCGCGAACAGCGCGAAGTTGCTACCGATCTGGCGTGGGTGGGCGAGGGCGCTTTACTGACGCGTCGCGATGGCGGCGTGTGCTGGGAGTCGGTTAGCGCCGGAGCCTGCGCCTTTCTCGATGCCTGTCTCGCCGGACTCACTCTGGAAGAGGCCGCCAACCGTGCTGTGCAAGCCGATCCAGCGCAAGACATTGCATCCCTGTTGTCCCAGCTCATTACCGCTGGCGCTTTCGGCAAGGCCGACAGCGTCGCCACTCACCACGGAGATTGA
- a CDS encoding DoxX family protein, producing MPNPQPAASNASNSTLLTRWNAIADYLSAGIPHSLLALTARLSIAGVFFLSGRTKVSGYLTITDSTYDLFKNEYKIPLLPSDLAAHLAAYAEHAFPLLLVLGLFTRFSALALLGMTAVIEIFVYPDAWSTHLSWAGLLLYLVGRGAGVFSLDHRIGIK from the coding sequence ATGCCCAATCCACAACCAGCAGCAAGCAACGCCTCCAACTCCACTTTACTCACGCGCTGGAATGCGATTGCCGATTATTTGTCTGCCGGCATTCCACACTCCTTGCTGGCGCTGACTGCACGACTATCGATTGCGGGGGTGTTTTTCTTGTCCGGCCGAACCAAAGTCAGCGGTTATCTGACGATCACCGACAGCACTTACGATTTGTTTAAAAACGAATACAAAATCCCGCTGCTTCCTTCCGACCTCGCCGCGCATCTGGCCGCGTATGCCGAACATGCTTTCCCCTTGCTGCTGGTGCTGGGTTTGTTCACGCGTTTTTCAGCGTTGGCTTTGCTGGGCATGACGGCGGTAATTGAGATTTTTGTTTATCCCGACGCTTGGTCGACGCATTTGTCCTGGGCTGGGTTGCTGCTGTATCTGGTGGGACGGGGCGCAGGCGTTTTCTCGCTCGACCATCGAATCGGTATCAAATAA
- a CDS encoding zinc ribbon domain-containing protein YjdM, which translates to MSNLPACPQCNSAFTYEDGGLYICPECAHEWSTTSAAGAAEETQKVWRDATGTILADGDTVTVIKDLKLKGSGGVVKMGTKVKNIRLVEGDHDIDCKIDGFGAMGLKTEFVKKV; encoded by the coding sequence ATGAGCAACCTGCCCGCCTGTCCACAATGCAATTCCGCCTTTACCTACGAAGATGGCGGCCTGTACATCTGCCCGGAATGCGCGCATGAGTGGTCCACTACTTCGGCTGCCGGCGCGGCCGAAGAAACACAAAAAGTCTGGCGCGATGCCACGGGCACTATCCTGGCCGACGGCGATACCGTCACCGTCATCAAAGACCTCAAGCTCAAGGGCTCGGGCGGCGTGGTCAAGATGGGGACCAAGGTCAAGAACATCCGTCTGGTCGAGGGAGACCATGACATCGATTGCAAAATCGACGGTTTCGGCGCGATGGGTTTAAAGACCGAGTTCGTCAAGAAAGTGTAA
- the ssb gene encoding single-stranded DNA-binding protein gives MASVNKVIIVGNLGRDPETRYMPNGEAVTNIAVATTESWKDKNSGEKKELTEWHRITFYRKLAEIAGQYLKKGSQIYVEGRLQTRKWQDKEGVDRYTTEIIADSMQMLGSRQGMGGGGQMDDDSSYGGGAPAQQAPRQNVGNAAAGGSGGGGSRAPASRPAPNFSDMDDDIPF, from the coding sequence ATGGCATCGGTCAATAAAGTCATCATCGTCGGCAATCTGGGCCGCGATCCGGAAACACGTTACATGCCTAACGGCGAAGCCGTGACCAACATCGCCGTCGCGACGACCGAAAGCTGGAAAGACAAAAATAGCGGCGAAAAAAAGGAATTGACCGAATGGCATCGGATCACCTTCTATCGCAAGCTGGCTGAAATTGCCGGGCAGTATCTGAAAAAAGGTTCGCAAATCTACGTCGAAGGCCGTCTGCAAACACGCAAATGGCAAGATAAAGAAGGCGTGGATCGCTACACCACTGAAATCATTGCCGATTCCATGCAAATGCTCGGTAGCCGTCAAGGCATGGGTGGCGGCGGGCAGATGGATGACGACAGCAGCTACGGCGGCGGCGCTCCGGCGCAGCAGGCACCGCGTCAGAATGTGGGTAATGCAGCCGCAGGTGGCAGTGGTGGCGGCGGTTCCCGCGCTCCGGCTTCGCGGCCGGCGCCGAATTTTTCGGATATGGATGACGATATCCCGTTCTGA
- a CDS encoding CHAT domain-containing protein, with translation MSVISGFPRLAACLLLALCCPLVLAQSDEIEESFKPHTPAEIAEFRAILAEPVPQNALNSSLQEHFRKKELAAEKLGEPDAIVAMFRQWAAVFPNGISWNNFANELMRVGAYDEAFSIRRISIEKENLPNQREMYRTNYARDLYSLGRYEEAQQMLDLIFQNIETLKKGPATFSNKGGNQSQRNTMYLWRLRAGADALASSMQLRLGKLDEAVTYAAQAVNDAREDVRLAQTLGNGQNELLRASTTLGNSLAQKNAALQAAGKYGEAEETLKEYLRLSRDLPLRPRLLSSIYSAAGGLRHDQREFVQAENYYRKADKVLESLAYAPTTQARTNLVRALVASLEGQHRWDAAVAELDRLDGAVKHDAVAKRRTQYPLERGYAYFESGKRLPQAVELFQSLLQDMQSRYPANHFFVAQASGLQGVALWRTGTAGSKACAIPLLQSAVRSYMLPDNFDMETVGVRKDIRELIFAAYLDALFTTPGANPMDAMGPADWVRGGMVQEALADAAVRSAATDPALASLVRQDQDGRNEIEALRKYLAGDAGSAQSPLPEVALKMRARIAELDIARKKLQTEIKSRFPGYDRLVRPTPPGLTELAKELVADEALIMLLPTEDAVYVWALSSAGKSAYARVDLSKVQLARLVKNARNTLDFNEMDGMLLPFNAAASSELYQRLLVPVKGVIEGKKHLVVAAGGALGQMPFGVLLTQPVRLVTMDAPWLIRQAAITHIPSLSAWMAVKQFSKAHSASEPLAAWGDPQFGSVKQLASAGNGTRHIGLTRSVALGDVGDGAKDDAQGALDYASIPALPETRDELLSIATVLKADHQRDLHLGAQATKASVLKSNQEGELIKKRVIAFATHGLMAGDLPNLTQPALALASTGNEAREPLGALLTLDEVLGLKLNADWVILSACNTAASDGKAEEALSGLARGFFYAGSRSLLVTHWAVESESAKQLTTATLAHYVENPSERKAESLRQAMLRVMAEPKYAHPAFWAPYALVGDGGR, from the coding sequence ATGAGTGTGATATCCGGTTTCCCCCGCTTGGCTGCCTGCCTGCTTCTGGCGCTGTGTTGTCCGCTGGTACTCGCGCAAAGCGATGAAATTGAAGAAAGCTTCAAGCCGCACACCCCAGCCGAAATTGCCGAATTCAGAGCGATTCTGGCAGAGCCGGTGCCGCAAAATGCCTTGAATTCCAGTTTGCAGGAGCACTTCAGGAAGAAAGAACTGGCGGCGGAAAAGCTGGGTGAGCCCGATGCCATCGTGGCGATGTTCCGACAATGGGCGGCGGTCTTTCCCAACGGTATCAGCTGGAACAATTTTGCCAATGAACTGATGCGTGTCGGCGCTTACGATGAGGCGTTTAGCATTCGCAGGATCTCCATCGAGAAAGAAAATTTACCGAATCAGCGCGAAATGTACCGGACCAACTACGCGCGCGATCTTTACTCACTCGGGCGCTATGAAGAAGCGCAGCAGATGCTCGATCTGATCTTTCAGAACATCGAGACCCTGAAAAAAGGGCCGGCTACTTTTTCGAACAAAGGCGGCAATCAGAGTCAGCGCAACACCATGTATCTGTGGCGCTTGCGGGCAGGTGCTGATGCTCTGGCATCGAGCATGCAGCTCAGGCTGGGCAAACTGGACGAAGCCGTAACGTATGCCGCGCAAGCGGTCAATGATGCAAGGGAAGATGTCCGGCTGGCCCAAACGCTAGGGAATGGGCAGAACGAGTTGCTGCGGGCATCGACGACGCTGGGCAATAGTCTGGCGCAAAAAAATGCGGCGTTGCAGGCGGCAGGCAAGTACGGCGAAGCAGAGGAAACGCTGAAAGAATATTTGCGACTGTCCAGAGACTTACCTTTGCGGCCGCGCTTGTTGAGTTCCATCTACTCGGCCGCGGGTGGCCTGCGTCACGATCAGCGCGAGTTTGTGCAAGCCGAAAACTATTATCGCAAGGCGGACAAAGTATTGGAGTCGCTGGCGTATGCGCCGACGACGCAAGCCCGCACTAATCTTGTCCGCGCTCTCGTGGCCTCGCTGGAAGGCCAGCATCGATGGGATGCCGCAGTGGCAGAACTGGACCGGCTCGATGGCGCAGTCAAGCACGATGCTGTCGCCAAACGGCGCACACAGTATCCGCTTGAGCGCGGCTATGCCTACTTTGAAAGTGGCAAACGCTTGCCGCAAGCGGTGGAATTATTTCAGTCACTGCTGCAAGACATGCAGAGCCGGTATCCCGCCAATCACTTTTTTGTGGCACAGGCCAGCGGCTTGCAAGGCGTTGCGCTGTGGCGAACCGGCACTGCCGGCAGCAAGGCCTGCGCCATCCCCCTGCTTCAGAGCGCGGTGCGCAGCTACATGCTGCCCGACAATTTTGATATGGAAACGGTGGGCGTCAGAAAAGATATCCGCGAACTGATTTTTGCCGCCTATCTCGATGCCCTGTTCACTACCCCCGGTGCCAATCCTATGGACGCCATGGGCCCTGCCGACTGGGTGCGCGGAGGCATGGTGCAAGAAGCGCTGGCCGATGCTGCCGTCCGTTCTGCTGCCACTGATCCGGCGCTGGCCAGTCTGGTGCGCCAGGATCAGGATGGACGTAATGAAATAGAGGCCTTGCGCAAATACCTGGCAGGCGATGCCGGCAGTGCCCAGTCGCCCCTGCCGGAAGTCGCTCTCAAGATGCGCGCCCGGATTGCCGAACTGGATATCGCGCGGAAAAAACTGCAAACCGAAATCAAGTCCAGATTTCCCGGTTACGACCGGCTGGTACGGCCAACGCCGCCGGGACTGACCGAACTGGCCAAAGAACTGGTGGCCGATGAGGCGCTGATCATGCTGTTGCCTACCGAGGATGCGGTGTATGTCTGGGCGCTCAGCAGCGCAGGAAAAAGCGCTTATGCGCGGGTGGATCTGAGCAAGGTGCAATTGGCGCGACTGGTGAAAAATGCGCGCAACACGCTGGATTTCAATGAGATGGATGGCATGCTGCTTCCCTTCAACGCCGCCGCTTCCAGCGAGTTGTACCAGCGGCTTCTGGTGCCGGTCAAAGGCGTGATTGAGGGTAAAAAACATCTGGTCGTGGCCGCTGGCGGTGCGCTGGGGCAAATGCCTTTTGGCGTTCTTCTTACGCAACCGGTCAGACTCGTCACGATGGATGCCCCCTGGCTTATCCGGCAGGCAGCGATTACGCATATCCCCAGCCTGAGTGCGTGGATGGCGGTCAAACAATTTTCCAAAGCGCATTCCGCATCAGAACCGCTGGCAGCCTGGGGCGATCCGCAATTCGGCTCAGTCAAACAACTGGCCTCGGCCGGTAACGGCACCCGCCATATCGGACTGACGCGCAGTGTCGCACTGGGGGATGTGGGGGATGGAGCGAAGGACGATGCGCAAGGCGCGCTCGATTACGCCAGCATCCCGGCCTTGCCGGAGACGCGCGATGAATTGCTGTCGATTGCCACCGTCCTGAAAGCAGACCACCAGCGCGACCTGCATCTGGGCGCGCAGGCGACCAAGGCCAGCGTCTTGAAAAGCAATCAGGAAGGGGAGCTGATCAAGAAACGCGTGATCGCTTTCGCCACGCATGGCCTGATGGCGGGCGACTTGCCTAATCTCACCCAGCCTGCGCTGGCGCTGGCAAGCACCGGCAATGAAGCCCGCGAACCCTTGGGCGCACTGCTGACGCTCGATGAAGTGCTGGGACTCAAGCTCAATGCCGACTGGGTGATTTTATCGGCCTGCAATACGGCGGCATCGGATGGCAAAGCAGAAGAGGCCCTGAGTGGGCTGGCGCGCGGATTTTTCTACGCCGGCAGCCGCAGTCTGTTAGTGACGCACTGGGCGGTAGAAAGCGAAAGCGCTAAACAACTGACGACCGCCACGCTGGCGCATTACGTGGAAAATCCCAGCGAACGCAAGGCGGAAAGTTTGCGTCAAGCCATGCTCAGGGTGATGGCTGAACCGAAATACGCGCACCCGGCTTTTTGGGCGCCTTACGCGCTGGTGGGTGACGGCGGGCGTTAA